From Pedobacter indicus, a single genomic window includes:
- the rfbC gene encoding dTDP-4-dehydrorhamnose 3,5-epimerase gives MKIIENPFEGVYLIEPKVIRDERGYFYESFNENTFRELTGTSVHFVQDNQSFSSFGVIRGLHAQAGVHSQAKLVRVLSGEVLDVIVDGREDSSSYGKSYSVRLSGSNMLQLFIPRGFFHGFAVLSDRAEFFYKCDNFYQRDSEIGVYYGDPDLEINWVIPNEKRILTEKDLSLPLFKTL, from the coding sequence ATGAAGATTATTGAGAACCCTTTTGAAGGTGTGTACCTTATCGAACCTAAAGTGATCAGAGATGAACGTGGCTATTTTTATGAGAGTTTTAATGAAAATACATTTAGAGAATTAACAGGTACATCAGTCCATTTCGTGCAAGACAACCAATCTTTTTCATCTTTTGGAGTAATTCGCGGTCTTCATGCGCAGGCGGGCGTGCATTCGCAGGCAAAGTTGGTTCGCGTTCTTAGCGGGGAGGTGTTGGATGTGATTGTTGACGGTCGGGAGGATAGTAGCAGCTATGGTAAAAGTTATTCGGTTCGACTCAGTGGCAGTAATATGTTGCAGCTATTTATACCTAGGGGCTTTTTCCATGGGTTTGCTGTTTTAAGTGATAGGGCTGAGTTTTTTTACAAATGCGATAATTTTTACCAGAGAGATTCGGAGATTGGTGTATACTACGGGGATCCGGATTTAGAGATTAATTGGGTTATTCCCAATGAAAAGCGTATCCTTACTGAGAAAGATTTATCACTGCCATTATTTAAGACACTATGA
- the folP gene encoding dihydropteroate synthase produces the protein MLSSSFKTIRAGQRLLDFNTPKIMGIVNVTPDSFFDGGRYVAMEDALEHATGLLGDGADILDIGAYSSRPNAKHVSEDEEIDRLIPFIQKLKMKHPDSIISVDTFRAKVAEEAIQAGAHIINDISGGSLDKEMYATVGRLKVPYILMHMRGNPQTMQSLTDYDDLISDISYYFADRISKLRASGVQDIILDPGPGFAKTLDQNYELICRFSEFKSFGLPLLGAVSRKSMIYNALGISAQEALNGTAVLNTVLLLCSADLLRVHDVKEAKEAIELIKRINRYKTN, from the coding sequence GTGCTTAGCTCAAGTTTCAAAACAATTCGTGCTGGTCAACGCTTGTTGGATTTCAACACTCCTAAAATCATGGGGATTGTGAATGTAACTCCTGACTCATTTTTCGATGGCGGACGCTATGTCGCAATGGAAGACGCGCTAGAACATGCAACCGGGCTGCTGGGTGACGGAGCTGACATCTTAGATATAGGCGCTTATTCGTCACGACCAAATGCGAAACATGTAAGCGAGGACGAGGAAATAGACCGACTGATTCCGTTTATTCAAAAGTTAAAAATGAAGCACCCGGACAGTATCATTTCGGTCGATACCTTTCGTGCAAAGGTGGCTGAAGAGGCTATCCAGGCAGGTGCTCATATTATCAACGATATTTCGGGTGGTAGCCTTGATAAAGAAATGTATGCTACGGTGGGGCGGCTGAAGGTCCCCTATATCCTGATGCATATGAGGGGGAATCCGCAAACGATGCAAAGTTTGACCGATTACGATGATCTTATTTCAGATATTTCTTATTATTTCGCAGATCGTATCTCGAAACTAAGGGCAAGCGGTGTACAGGATATTATTCTAGACCCGGGTCCGGGTTTCGCAAAGACATTGGATCAGAACTACGAACTTATCTGCCGATTCAGTGAGTTTAAAAGTTTTGGCCTTCCTCTGTTGGGTGCGGTATCTAGAAAGTCGATGATTTACAATGCGCTCGGGATATCAGCTCAGGAGGCGTTGAATGGCACAGCGGTGCTAAATACGGTGCTTCTACTTTGTTCGGCAGATTTGCTGAGGGTACATGATGTAAAGGAAGCCAAAGAGGCTATTGAATTAATAAAACGGATAAACAGATATAAAACTAACTAA
- a CDS encoding DUF1599 domain-containing protein: protein MKDTTKEYYTVINHCKELFLKKAKDYGTAWRILRLTSITDQLFIKARRIRTIETQGVAKVDEDITSEFIAIVNYCVIALMQIDLENDETIELSLSDLESKYDTKVKETFELMMAKNHDYGEAWRDMRISSLTDLILMKIFRTKQIEDNEGKTIASEGIAANYQDMLNYAVFALIRTGLH, encoded by the coding sequence ATGAAAGATACTACCAAAGAATATTATACAGTCATAAATCATTGCAAAGAATTATTCCTAAAGAAGGCAAAAGACTACGGAACAGCCTGGAGAATATTGAGATTAACATCGATCACCGATCAGCTATTTATCAAAGCACGCCGCATAAGAACCATTGAAACACAAGGCGTGGCAAAAGTTGACGAAGATATTACCTCTGAATTTATTGCCATCGTCAACTATTGTGTAATCGCGCTCATGCAGATCGACTTGGAAAACGATGAAACGATTGAACTTTCGTTGAGTGACCTAGAAAGTAAATATGACACCAAGGTTAAGGAAACTTTCGAGCTAATGATGGCAAAGAACCACGACTATGGTGAAGCATGGAGAGACATGCGCATCAGTTCACTTACCGACCTGATCCTGATGAAGATCTTTCGAACAAAACAAATCGAGGATAATGAAGGAAAAACAATCGCATCTGAAGGGATTGCTGCAAATTACCAAGACATGCTTAACTATGCGGTTTTTGCATTAATTCGGACCGGACTTCATTAA